In one Streptomyces sp. NBC_01241 genomic region, the following are encoded:
- a CDS encoding thiamine pyrophosphate-binding protein, producing MSHDHHDERPQLTPEQIAAALTPPAGRNGGDLVVETLQGLGATTVFGLPGQHALGMFDALRRSALTYIGLRVENNAGFAADAYGRITGEVAPLLLSTGPGALTSLAALQEAAAASAPVLAISSQIPVAGLGGGRHGYLHELRDQKASFRDVVKSVHTVRTASQIPSAIAAAWESALTAPHGPVWIEIPQDVLLAETTLPVVTAMDATPRILHARPELIAVAADLLSKAERPAIIAGGGVVRSDASGKLLALAEKIDAPVVTTFGGKGAFPWEHPLSLQSWLEDRYTTDFLESADVLLVVGSGLGELSSNYHTFAPRGRVVQIEADAGKLESNHPALGIHADAREALADLLDAVDRREDPSAPDRVRTVLEAVRDRIAGQELTLEQQLVAAVREALPDASPSFWDMTILAYWAWSAFDARRPNTMHSAQGAGGLGYGFPAALGAAAADRTKPVLAVSGDGGAMYSIAELATARQYDLPVTWLIVDDGGYGILREYMTGAFGEATATELTRPDFVALAESFGVPAVRTTPETLADDLAKSLAEPGPSVVVLPALLRMFEPTHL from the coding sequence GTGAGCCACGACCACCACGACGAGCGGCCGCAGCTCACCCCCGAGCAGATCGCGGCCGCTCTGACCCCCCCGGCCGGGCGCAACGGCGGCGACCTCGTCGTCGAGACCCTCCAGGGCCTCGGCGCGACCACCGTCTTCGGCCTGCCCGGCCAGCACGCGCTCGGCATGTTCGACGCGCTGCGCCGCTCGGCGCTGACGTACATCGGCCTGCGCGTCGAGAACAACGCGGGCTTCGCCGCCGACGCGTACGGCCGCATCACCGGCGAAGTCGCCCCGCTGCTCCTGTCCACCGGACCCGGCGCCCTCACCTCGCTCGCCGCGCTCCAGGAGGCGGCGGCCGCGTCCGCCCCCGTGCTGGCCATCTCCAGCCAGATCCCGGTCGCGGGCCTGGGCGGTGGCCGCCACGGCTACCTGCACGAACTCCGGGACCAGAAGGCATCGTTCCGCGATGTCGTGAAGTCCGTCCACACCGTCCGTACGGCCTCCCAGATCCCGTCGGCGATCGCCGCCGCCTGGGAGTCCGCGCTGACCGCCCCGCACGGCCCGGTCTGGATCGAGATCCCGCAGGACGTGCTCCTGGCCGAGACCACCCTGCCCGTCGTCACGGCGATGGACGCCACCCCGCGCATCCTGCACGCCCGTCCCGAACTGATCGCCGTCGCGGCCGATCTGCTGTCGAAGGCCGAGCGTCCGGCGATCATCGCGGGCGGCGGAGTCGTACGGTCCGACGCGTCGGGCAAGCTGCTCGCGCTCGCGGAGAAGATCGACGCCCCGGTCGTCACGACGTTCGGAGGCAAGGGCGCCTTCCCGTGGGAACACCCGCTCTCGCTCCAGTCCTGGCTGGAGGACCGCTACACGACGGACTTCCTGGAGTCCGCCGACGTGCTGCTGGTCGTCGGCTCCGGACTCGGTGAACTCTCCTCGAACTACCACACGTTCGCCCCGCGCGGCCGGGTCGTCCAGATCGAGGCCGACGCCGGCAAGCTGGAGTCCAACCACCCCGCGCTCGGCATCCACGCCGACGCCCGCGAGGCCCTGGCCGACCTCCTCGACGCGGTCGACCGCCGCGAGGACCCGTCGGCGCCGGACCGGGTCCGTACGGTCCTCGAAGCGGTACGCGACCGGATCGCCGGCCAGGAACTCACCCTGGAACAGCAGCTCGTCGCCGCGGTCCGCGAGGCGCTGCCCGACGCGTCGCCCAGCTTCTGGGACATGACGATCCTCGCCTACTGGGCCTGGTCCGCCTTCGACGCCCGCCGCCCGAACACGATGCACTCGGCCCAGGGCGCGGGCGGCCTCGGCTACGGCTTCCCGGCCGCCCTCGGCGCGGCGGCCGCCGACCGTACGAAGCCGGTCCTCGCGGTCTCCGGCGACGGCGGCGCGATGTACTCGATCGCGGAACTGGCCACGGCCCGCCAGTACGACCTCCCGGTCACCTGGCTGATCGTCGACGACGGCGGCTACGGCATCCTGCGCGAGTACATGACGGGCGCCTTCGGCGAGGCCACGGCGACCGAGCTGACCCGCCCCGACTTCGTCGCCCTCGCCGAGTCCTTCGGTGTCCCGGCGGTCCGTACGACCCCCGAGACGCTCGCCGACGACCTGGCGAAGTCCCTCGCGGAGCCGGGCCCTTCGGTGGTCGTGCTCCCGGCCCTGCTGAGGATGTTCGAGCCGACGCATCTGTAG
- a CDS encoding serine hydrolase — protein MKDQSRTGRRPHVSRRAQAALSVALAAGVIAPVAFGAAPAAAATPTVSCTSGKAGLAAKLSKDIAAAIEGRKSTTAVALYDRTTRTNCSLRATTKYDSASVVKATVLATLLWDNKKHNRYLTQREINLATAMITKSDNNATTSLWKQLGVTKVKAFLKAAGMTHTVPGSGGYWGLTQITAQDELRLLTLLTAKNSVLSDNARAYELGLMRKVISSQRWGTPAGAPSGVTVQVKNGWLPRATHGWRVHSIGAFTGKGHDYAITVLTQDNKTMNDGINTIQAVARAVHKDLNPAVATQSTVAPPAAPQEAVPAVPEAPAVRMLTAPPQS, from the coding sequence ATGAAAGATCAGTCTCGTACAGGCCGTCGCCCGCACGTGTCCCGTCGCGCGCAGGCCGCACTCTCCGTCGCGCTCGCCGCAGGCGTGATCGCCCCCGTGGCGTTCGGAGCCGCGCCCGCCGCCGCCGCGACACCGACGGTGAGCTGCACATCCGGCAAGGCGGGACTGGCCGCCAAGCTGTCGAAGGACATCGCCGCCGCGATCGAGGGACGGAAGTCCACGACGGCCGTGGCGCTCTACGACCGGACCACCAGGACGAACTGCTCCCTGCGGGCCACGACGAAGTACGACTCCGCCAGTGTCGTGAAGGCGACCGTGCTGGCGACGCTCCTGTGGGACAACAAGAAGCACAACCGCTATCTCACCCAGCGTGAGATAAACCTCGCCACCGCCATGATCACGAAGTCCGACAACAACGCGACCACCAGCCTGTGGAAGCAGCTCGGGGTGACGAAGGTCAAGGCGTTCCTGAAGGCCGCCGGGATGACGCACACCGTGCCCGGCTCGGGTGGCTACTGGGGTCTCACGCAGATCACCGCCCAGGACGAGCTGCGGCTGCTGACCCTGCTGACCGCCAAGAACTCCGTGCTGAGCGACAACGCGCGGGCGTACGAACTGGGTCTGATGCGCAAGGTCATCTCCTCCCAGCGCTGGGGCACACCCGCCGGTGCGCCGTCCGGAGTGACCGTCCAGGTCAAGAACGGCTGGCTGCCGCGTGCCACCCACGGCTGGCGGGTGCACAGCATCGGCGCGTTCACGGGCAAGGGGCACGACTACGCGATCACCGTGCTCACCCAGGACAACAAGACGATGAACGACGGCATCAACACCATTCAGGCCGTCGCCCGCGCCGTGCACAAGGACCTCAATCCGGCCGTCGCCACCCAGTCCACCGTCGCCCCGCCCGCCGCCCCGCAGGAAGCGGTGCCCGCGGTCCCGGAGGCTCCGGCGGTGCGGATGCTCACCGCGCCGCCGCAGTCGTAG
- a CDS encoding ABC transporter ATP-binding protein, translated as MTDAEDAVDARGTAGAGRAPGWARRLSGYAWRYRRNVLLALGSSLAGMAVMALVPLITKVIIDDVVGDHTRSLAVWTGLLVAAAVLVYAATYIRRYYGGRLALDVQHDLRTEMYGTVTRLDGKRQDELSTGQVVGRATSDLQLIQGLLFMLPMTIGNVLLFLISLVIMAWLSPLLTLVAVAVAPALWYIARRSRARLFPATWYAQGQAAAVAGVVDGAVSGVRVVKGFGQEEQETGKLREVGRRLFAGRLRTIRLNARYTPALQAVPALGQVAMLALGGWLATRGEITLGTFVAFSTYLAQLVGPVRMLAMVLTVGQQARAGVERVLELIDTEPTMKDGTKELPADAPASVEFDDVRFGYADDRPVLDGFSLTIEPGETVAVVGASGSGKSTVSLLLPRFYDVTHGAVLVGGHDVRELTQQSLRAAIGLVPEDSFLFSDTIRANIAYGVPDATREQIEEAARTAQADRFIADLPEGYDTKVGEHGLTLSGGQRQRVALARAILTDPRLLLLDDATSAVDARVEHEIHEALRQVMAGRTTLLVAHRRSTLGLADRIAVLEHGRLADIGTHEELERRSALYRRLLTDPDELGGTSPGHQPPTTTAGTTPEDDRALQEELDAEFDAERGISPRLWVREEEPRDTGTAGMPATPELLAQVEALPPATDTPDVDEARAVGAEESYGLRRLLRGFGLPLLVSLALVAVDAGGGLLLPVLIRHGIDKGVSQLALGAVWAASALALVVVLVQWAAQIGETRMTGRTGERVLYSLRLKIFAQLQRLGLDYYERELTGRIMTRMTTDVDALSTFLQTGLVTAFVSVVTFFGIMVALLVLDVQLALVVFATLPVLVIGTFFFRRKSVQAYELARERISAVNADLQESVSGLRIVQAFRRERDGADRFAARSDHYREARVRGQWLISVYFPFVQLLSSVAAAAVLIVGAGRVDNGTLTTGALVAYLLYIDLFFAPVQQLSQVFDGYQQATVSLGRIQELLREPTSTDAPDEPLDVLSLRGEIAFEDVSFAYGSGDDAEEALSGVDLRIPAGQTVAFVGETGAGKSTLVKLVARYYDPTGGRITADGTDLRRLDLTAYRHRLGVVPQEAYLFAGTVRDAIAYGRPEAGDAEVEAAARAVGAHDMIATLDGGYLHEVAERGRNLSAGQRQLIALARAELVDPDVLLLDEATASLDLASEALVNQATDRLTGRRTTLVVAHRLTTAARADRVVVMDHGRVVEDGTHDELLAREGHYAVLWRTFIGEDEPAGV; from the coding sequence GTGACGGACGCAGAAGACGCTGTGGACGCAAGAGGCACGGCGGGCGCGGGACGGGCGCCGGGCTGGGCTCGGCGGCTGAGCGGCTATGCGTGGCGCTACCGGCGCAATGTGCTGCTGGCGCTCGGCTCCTCGCTCGCCGGCATGGCGGTGATGGCCCTCGTCCCGCTGATCACCAAGGTGATCATCGACGACGTCGTAGGCGACCACACGCGGTCCCTCGCCGTCTGGACCGGGCTCCTCGTAGCCGCCGCCGTGCTGGTGTACGCGGCCACGTACATCCGCCGCTACTACGGCGGCCGCCTCGCCCTCGACGTACAGCACGATCTCCGTACCGAGATGTACGGGACGGTCACCCGCCTCGACGGCAAGCGGCAGGACGAGCTGTCCACCGGGCAGGTCGTCGGGCGCGCCACCAGCGACCTCCAGCTGATCCAAGGGCTGCTGTTCATGCTCCCGATGACCATCGGGAACGTGCTGCTCTTCCTCATCTCCCTGGTGATCATGGCGTGGCTCTCGCCCCTGCTCACCCTGGTCGCGGTCGCCGTCGCCCCCGCCCTCTGGTACATCGCCCGCCGCTCCCGCGCCCGGCTCTTCCCCGCCACCTGGTACGCCCAGGGGCAGGCCGCCGCCGTCGCCGGGGTCGTCGACGGGGCCGTCTCCGGGGTCCGGGTCGTCAAGGGGTTCGGGCAGGAGGAGCAGGAGACCGGCAAGCTGCGCGAGGTCGGGCGCAGGCTCTTCGCCGGGCGGCTGCGGACGATCCGGCTGAACGCCCGCTACACCCCCGCCCTCCAGGCCGTCCCGGCGCTCGGCCAGGTCGCGATGCTGGCCCTCGGCGGCTGGCTCGCCACCCGCGGCGAGATCACCCTCGGCACGTTCGTCGCGTTCTCCACCTACCTCGCCCAGCTCGTCGGCCCGGTCCGGATGCTCGCCATGGTCCTCACCGTCGGACAGCAGGCCCGGGCCGGCGTCGAACGCGTACTCGAACTGATCGACACCGAGCCGACCATGAAGGACGGCACCAAGGAACTCCCGGCCGACGCCCCCGCGAGCGTCGAGTTCGACGACGTGCGGTTCGGCTACGCCGACGACCGCCCCGTCCTCGACGGCTTCTCGCTGACCATCGAGCCCGGTGAGACCGTCGCCGTCGTCGGCGCGTCCGGCAGCGGCAAGTCCACCGTCTCGCTGCTGCTGCCCCGCTTCTACGACGTGACCCACGGCGCCGTCCTGGTCGGTGGCCACGACGTCCGCGAGCTGACCCAGCAGTCCCTGCGCGCCGCCATCGGCCTCGTACCGGAGGACAGCTTCCTGTTCTCCGACACCATCCGCGCCAACATCGCCTACGGCGTCCCGGACGCCACCCGGGAACAGATCGAGGAAGCGGCCCGCACCGCCCAGGCCGACCGGTTCATCGCGGACCTGCCCGAGGGCTACGACACCAAGGTCGGCGAGCACGGACTCACCCTCTCCGGCGGCCAGCGCCAGCGCGTCGCGCTCGCCCGCGCCATCCTCACCGACCCCCGGCTGCTCCTCCTCGACGACGCCACCTCCGCCGTCGACGCCCGCGTCGAGCACGAGATCCACGAGGCGCTGCGCCAGGTGATGGCCGGGCGGACGACCCTCCTGGTCGCCCACCGCCGCTCCACCCTCGGCCTCGCCGACCGGATCGCCGTCCTGGAACATGGCAGGCTCGCCGACATCGGTACGCACGAGGAGCTGGAGCGCCGCTCCGCGCTCTACCGGCGGCTGCTCACCGACCCCGACGAGCTGGGCGGCACCTCGCCCGGACACCAGCCGCCGACCACCACCGCCGGCACCACCCCCGAGGACGACCGCGCGCTCCAGGAGGAACTGGACGCCGAGTTCGACGCCGAGCGCGGCATCAGCCCCCGCCTGTGGGTCCGCGAGGAGGAGCCGCGCGATACCGGGACGGCCGGCATGCCCGCCACCCCCGAGCTGCTCGCCCAGGTCGAGGCGCTGCCCCCGGCCACCGACACACCCGACGTCGACGAGGCACGGGCCGTCGGCGCCGAGGAGTCCTACGGACTGCGCAGGCTGCTGCGCGGCTTCGGGCTGCCGCTCCTGGTGAGCCTGGCGCTGGTGGCGGTGGACGCGGGCGGCGGGCTCCTGCTGCCCGTACTGATCCGGCACGGCATCGACAAGGGGGTCTCGCAGCTCGCCCTCGGCGCGGTCTGGGCGGCGTCCGCGCTGGCCCTGGTGGTCGTCCTCGTGCAGTGGGCCGCCCAGATCGGCGAGACCCGGATGACGGGCCGCACCGGCGAGCGGGTGCTGTACTCACTGCGGCTGAAGATCTTCGCGCAGCTCCAGCGCCTCGGCCTGGACTACTACGAGCGTGAGCTGACCGGCCGCATCATGACCCGGATGACGACGGACGTGGACGCGCTGTCGACGTTCCTGCAGACCGGCCTGGTCACGGCCTTCGTCTCCGTCGTCACCTTCTTCGGCATCATGGTCGCGCTGCTCGTCCTGGACGTGCAGCTGGCCCTCGTCGTCTTCGCGACGCTGCCGGTGCTGGTCATCGGTACGTTCTTCTTCCGCCGCAAGAGCGTCCAGGCGTACGAACTGGCCCGGGAGCGCATCAGCGCCGTCAACGCCGACCTCCAGGAGTCCGTCTCCGGGCTGCGGATCGTGCAGGCGTTCCGCCGCGAGCGTGACGGCGCGGACCGCTTCGCGGCGCGCAGTGACCACTACCGCGAGGCCAGGGTCCGCGGTCAGTGGCTGATCTCGGTGTACTTCCCGTTCGTGCAGCTGCTGTCGTCGGTGGCGGCGGCGGCCGTCCTGATCGTCGGCGCGGGCCGGGTCGACAACGGCACGCTCACCACCGGTGCGCTGGTCGCCTACCTCCTGTACATCGACCTGTTCTTCGCCCCGGTGCAGCAGCTCTCCCAGGTCTTCGACGGCTACCAGCAGGCCACCGTCTCCCTCGGCCGCATCCAGGAACTGCTGCGGGAGCCGACGTCCACCGACGCCCCGGACGAACCGCTGGACGTGCTGTCGCTGCGCGGCGAGATCGCCTTCGAGGACGTGTCCTTCGCGTACGGGAGCGGCGACGACGCCGAGGAGGCCCTCAGCGGTGTCGACCTGCGGATCCCGGCCGGCCAGACGGTCGCGTTCGTGGGCGAGACGGGTGCCGGGAAGTCCACCCTCGTCAAGCTCGTCGCCCGGTACTACGACCCGACGGGCGGCCGGATCACGGCGGACGGCACCGATCTGCGCCGCCTCGACCTCACCGCGTACCGGCACCGGCTCGGGGTCGTACCGCAGGAGGCGTACCTCTTCGCCGGTACGGTCCGCGACGCCATCGCGTACGGGCGGCCCGAGGCCGGCGATGCGGAGGTGGAGGCGGCGGCGCGGGCGGTCGGCGCCCACGACATGATCGCCACGCTGGACGGCGGCTACCTGCACGAGGTGGCCGAGCGGGGCCGCAACCTCTCGGCCGGCCAGCGCCAGCTGATCGCGCTCGCCCGCGCCGAACTCGTCGACCCGGACGTCCTGTTGCTCGACGAGGCGACCGCCTCCCTGGACCTGGCCAGCGAGGCCCTGGTCAACCAGGCAACCGACAGGCTCACCGGCCGCCGCACCACCCTGGTCGTCGCCCACCGCCTGACCACGGCCGCCCGCGCCGACCGGGTCGTGGTGATGGACCACGGCCGGGTCGTCGAGGACGGCACGCACGACGAACTCCTCGCCAGGGAAGGGCACTACGCCGTGCTGTGGCGCACCTTCATCGGGGAGGACGAGCCCGCCGGGGTGTGA
- the speB gene encoding agmatinase — translation MSSNETPRGPVDSSRVPRYAGPATFARLPRLDEVGTADVAVVGVPFDTGVSYRPGARFGGNAIREASRLLRPYNPAQDASPFALAQVADAGDIAANPFNINEAVETIEAAADDLLATGARLMTLGGDHTIALPLLRSVAKKHGPVALLHFDAHLDTWDTYFGAEYTHGTPFRRAVEEGILDTSALSHVGTRGPLYGKQDLDDDAKMGFGIVTSADVMRRGVDEVTDQLRQRIGDRPLYISIDIDVLDPAHAPGTGTPEAGGLTSRELLEIVRGLSSCNLVSADLVEVAPAYDHAEITSVAASHTAYELTTVMSRQIAEARTK, via the coding sequence ATGAGCAGCAACGAAACGCCGCGCGGTCCCGTCGACTCCTCCCGCGTCCCGCGGTACGCCGGACCCGCGACGTTCGCCCGGCTGCCCCGTCTCGACGAGGTCGGCACCGCCGATGTCGCCGTCGTCGGCGTGCCCTTCGACACGGGTGTCTCCTACCGGCCCGGCGCCCGCTTCGGTGGCAACGCGATCCGTGAGGCGTCGCGCCTGCTGCGCCCGTACAACCCGGCGCAGGACGCCTCGCCGTTCGCCCTCGCGCAGGTCGCCGACGCCGGGGACATCGCCGCGAACCCGTTCAACATCAACGAGGCCGTCGAGACGATCGAGGCCGCGGCCGACGACCTGCTGGCCACCGGCGCCCGCCTGATGACGCTCGGCGGCGACCACACCATCGCGCTGCCGCTGCTGCGCTCCGTCGCGAAGAAGCACGGCCCGGTCGCCCTGCTCCACTTCGACGCCCACCTCGACACCTGGGACACCTACTTCGGCGCCGAGTACACCCACGGCACCCCGTTCCGCCGCGCCGTCGAGGAAGGCATCCTCGACACCTCCGCGCTCTCCCACGTCGGCACCCGCGGCCCGCTCTACGGCAAGCAGGACCTGGACGACGACGCGAAGATGGGCTTCGGCATCGTCACCTCCGCCGACGTCATGCGCCGCGGCGTCGACGAGGTCACCGACCAGCTCCGTCAGCGCATCGGCGACCGGCCGCTCTACATCTCCATCGACATCGACGTCCTCGACCCGGCGCACGCGCCCGGCACCGGCACCCCCGAGGCCGGCGGACTGACCTCCCGCGAGCTGCTCGAAATCGTCCGCGGGCTGTCCTCCTGCAACCTGGTCTCCGCCGACCTGGTCGAGGTCGCCCCCGCGTACGATCACGCCGAGATCACCTCCGTCGCCGCCTCCCACACGGCGTACGAGCTGACGACGGTCATGTCCCGCCAGATCGCAGAGGCCCGTACGAAGTGA
- a CDS encoding sodium:solute symporter, which produces MAVDYAVIIVYLAGMLAMGWWGMRRAKSKSEFLVAGRRLGPWMYSGTMAAIVLGGASTIGGVGLGYKYGLSGAWMVFTIGLGLLALSVFFSARIARLKVYTVSEMLDLRYGGRAGLISGVVMWAYTLMLAVTSTIAYATIFDVLFDLNRTVAIILGGAIVVAYSTLGGMWSITITDMVQFVVKTIGVLLLLLPIAVIKAGGFSEMKAKLPTEYFDPLGIGGETIFTYVLIYTFGMLIGQDIWQRVFTARSDRTARWGGTVAGTYCLVYAIAGAVIGTAAKVLYPNLPSADAAFATIVRDELPVGVRGLVLAAALAAVMSTSSGALIACATVANNDIWSRLRGAVSRGGGEEHDEVKGNRVFILIMGVGVIAIAIALNNVVEALTAAYNLLVGGLLVPILGGLLWRRGTVVGALAAVSVGGLSVIGLMAAYGILANEPIYYGLLASLAVYIVVSLATKPTDAAVLANWRERLAGRGAEPAEPASEPTSEPATT; this is translated from the coding sequence ATGGCTGTCGACTACGCGGTGATCATCGTGTACCTGGCCGGCATGCTCGCCATGGGTTGGTGGGGCATGCGCCGCGCCAAGTCCAAGAGCGAATTCCTGGTGGCGGGCCGCCGCCTCGGCCCCTGGATGTACTCCGGCACGATGGCCGCCATCGTTCTCGGCGGCGCCTCCACCATCGGCGGTGTCGGCCTCGGCTACAAGTACGGACTCTCCGGCGCCTGGATGGTCTTCACCATCGGCCTCGGACTGCTCGCCCTGTCCGTCTTCTTCTCGGCGCGCATCGCCCGGCTGAAGGTGTACACCGTTTCCGAGATGCTCGACCTGCGCTACGGCGGCCGGGCCGGCCTCATCTCCGGCGTCGTCATGTGGGCGTACACGCTGATGCTCGCGGTCACCTCGACCATCGCGTACGCCACCATCTTCGACGTCCTCTTCGACCTGAACCGGACCGTCGCGATCATCCTCGGCGGCGCCATCGTCGTCGCGTACTCGACGCTCGGCGGCATGTGGTCGATCACCATCACCGACATGGTGCAGTTCGTCGTCAAGACGATCGGCGTGCTGCTGCTCCTGCTGCCCATCGCGGTGATCAAGGCCGGCGGCTTCAGCGAGATGAAGGCCAAGCTGCCCACCGAGTACTTCGACCCGCTGGGCATCGGCGGCGAGACGATCTTCACGTACGTGCTGATCTACACCTTCGGCATGCTGATCGGCCAGGACATCTGGCAGCGGGTGTTCACGGCGAGGAGCGACCGCACGGCGCGCTGGGGCGGCACGGTCGCCGGTACGTACTGTCTGGTCTACGCGATCGCGGGCGCCGTCATCGGCACCGCCGCGAAGGTCCTGTACCCGAACCTGCCCAGCGCGGACGCCGCGTTCGCGACCATCGTCAGGGACGAACTGCCCGTCGGCGTACGAGGACTGGTGCTGGCCGCCGCACTCGCCGCCGTGATGTCCACGTCCTCCGGAGCGCTGATCGCCTGTGCCACCGTCGCCAACAACGACATCTGGTCCCGGCTGCGCGGCGCGGTGTCGCGGGGCGGCGGCGAGGAGCACGACGAGGTGAAGGGCAACCGGGTCTTCATCCTCATCATGGGCGTCGGCGTCATCGCCATCGCCATCGCGCTCAACAACGTGGTCGAGGCCCTGACCGCCGCGTACAACCTGCTCGTCGGCGGTCTGCTGGTGCCGATCCTGGGCGGTCTGCTGTGGCGCCGCGGCACCGTCGTGGGCGCGCTGGCCGCGGTGTCGGTCGGCGGGCTCTCCGTGATCGGCCTGATGGCGGCGTACGGCATCCTCGCCAACGAACCCATCTACTACGGCCTGCTGGCCTCGCTCGCGGTGTACATCGTCGTCTCCCTGGCGACGAAGCCGACCGACGCGGCGGTACTGGCCAACTGGCGCGAGCGCCTGGCGGGGCGGGGTGCGGAGCCGGCGGAGCCGGCGAGTGAGCCGACGAGTGAGCCGGCCACGACGTAA
- a CDS encoding peptidase inhibitor family I36 protein, with the protein MNRITALAVTSLALALGLGNGPAAAGAAENAGSAAGAGRAAVGSARASYSCSPGYFCIYSDWNGGGTRCQWSDKKRANTADDCSFIQRGQNVRSVWNATGHRVQYYTQTNYNARVGSTPAGSGGNLQGSYQIRSFKPQ; encoded by the coding sequence ATGAACCGCATCACCGCGCTCGCCGTCACCTCGCTCGCCTTGGCACTGGGACTCGGCAACGGGCCCGCCGCGGCCGGAGCCGCCGAAAACGCTGGTAGCGCCGCCGGTGCCGGGAGGGCCGCCGTCGGCAGCGCCCGGGCTTCGTACAGCTGCAGTCCCGGCTACTTCTGTATCTACAGCGACTGGAACGGAGGTGGCACCCGCTGCCAGTGGTCGGACAAGAAGCGGGCGAATACCGCCGACGACTGCTCCTTCATCCAGCGGGGCCAGAACGTCCGCTCTGTCTGGAACGCGACCGGGCATCGCGTGCAGTACTACACCCAGACCAACTACAACGCCCGGGTCGGATCCACCCCTGCCGGAAGCGGCGGCAACCTCCAGGGGAGCTACCAGATCCGGTCCTTCAAGCCCCAGTAA
- a CDS encoding PucR family transcriptional regulator produces MSEAPIGPIPPAPPPAPTPSAAPPATPTPPTPPIPLTELLAREELGLHRIAGPAEAEVLWVHTSEMADPYPYLLGGELLLSAGLTLKDPDTYVARLVEAGAAALGFGVTPVFDTVPRALIEACDRHGLPLVEVPPETPFTTIARAVWRLMAEARHRELRRVTRAQQALATAAARPDPVPAVLHQLAAQLGGRAVLLSADGKELHAAGRRPAPDVGAALARLTRVVCAGPRPAPTSATDTVQGAHLSAYALGGGQGLVLALGTDRREGGDHTIAGVAVVLLSLLAAPHQGADAAGRSAALVRLLLGADPQDVAPLLGGAEQWTVVHARRSGGAGPVDPLTAGALGASLGSALVDAGRGRDAVRVLVPGDDRITPQPGWTLGASAPAPITALDLADGQASRSLGRAVATRTPLAHHHSGPGSGLSALIPPDQAEAHARALLAPLTEPLTETLRCWLSLHGSWDRTATALQVHRNTVRQRIARCAALLDADLDDMDVRTELWFALRRG; encoded by the coding sequence ATGTCGGAAGCCCCGATCGGGCCCATCCCGCCCGCTCCCCCACCTGCCCCCACGCCCTCCGCCGCCCCGCCTGCCACTCCCACTCCCCCCACTCCGCCGATCCCGCTCACGGAGCTGCTCGCCCGGGAGGAGCTCGGGCTGCACCGGATCGCGGGTCCGGCCGAGGCGGAGGTGCTGTGGGTGCACACCTCGGAGATGGCCGACCCGTACCCGTATCTGCTCGGCGGTGAGCTGCTGCTGAGCGCCGGGCTGACGCTCAAGGACCCGGACACCTACGTGGCGCGGCTGGTCGAGGCGGGGGCGGCGGCGCTCGGTTTCGGGGTGACGCCGGTGTTCGACACGGTGCCGCGGGCGCTGATCGAGGCGTGCGACCGGCACGGTCTGCCCCTGGTGGAGGTGCCGCCCGAGACCCCGTTCACGACGATCGCCCGGGCCGTGTGGCGGCTGATGGCCGAGGCCCGCCACCGTGAGCTGCGCCGGGTGACCCGGGCGCAACAGGCCCTGGCCACGGCGGCGGCCCGGCCTGACCCGGTGCCCGCGGTGCTGCACCAGCTGGCGGCCCAGCTGGGGGGCCGGGCGGTGCTGCTCTCCGCGGACGGCAAGGAGCTGCACGCGGCGGGCCGCCGCCCGGCCCCCGACGTCGGGGCGGCGCTGGCCCGGCTCACCCGGGTGGTCTGCGCCGGGCCGCGCCCCGCGCCGACGTCCGCCACCGACACGGTGCAGGGCGCGCATCTGTCCGCGTACGCGCTGGGCGGCGGCCAGGGTCTCGTCCTGGCGCTCGGGACGGACCGGCGCGAGGGGGGCGACCACACGATCGCCGGGGTGGCGGTCGTCCTGCTCTCCCTGCTGGCCGCCCCGCACCAGGGCGCGGACGCGGCGGGCCGCTCGGCGGCCCTCGTACGGCTGCTGCTGGGCGCGGACCCGCAGGACGTCGCCCCGCTGCTCGGCGGTGCCGAGCAGTGGACGGTGGTGCACGCGCGCCGCAGCGGCGGCGCCGGTCCGGTCGACCCGCTGACCGCCGGCGCGCTGGGCGCGTCCCTGGGCTCCGCCCTGGTCGACGCGGGCCGGGGCCGCGACGCCGTCAGGGTGCTGGTCCCCGGCGACGACCGGATCACCCCGCAGCCCGGCTGGACGCTCGGCGCCTCCGCCCCCGCACCCATCACCGCGCTCGACCTCGCCGACGGCCAGGCGTCCCGCTCCCTGGGCCGCGCCGTGGCCACCCGCACCCCGCTGGCCCACCACCACTCCGGCCCCGGCTCCGGCCTGTCCGCCCTGATCCCCCCGGACCAGGCCGAGGCCCACGCCCGCGCCCTCCTCGCCCCGCTCACCGAGCCCCTGACCGAGACCCTGCGCTGCTGGCTGAGCCTGCACGGCAGCTGGGACCGCACGGCCACCGCCCTCCAGGTCCACCGCAACACGGTCCGCCAGCGCATCGCCCGCTGTGCGGCGCTCCTGGACGCGGACCTGGACGACATGGACGTACGGACGGAACTGTGGTTCGCGTTGCGGCGGGGGTGA